A single Oryctolagus cuniculus chromosome 18, mOryCun1.1, whole genome shotgun sequence DNA region contains:
- the NANOS2 gene encoding nanos homolog 2 translates to MQPPPFDMWKDYFNLNQVLWALIRSRGPRLEAQGVQEPSPGAPLGPGDDGLVGLGPGGGLGSLCNFCKHNGESRHVYSSHQLKTPEGVVVCPILRHYVCPLCGATGGQAHTLKYCPLNGSQQSLYRRSGRNSAGRKVKR, encoded by the coding sequence atGCAGCCGCCACCTTTTGACATGTGGAAGGACTACTTCAACCTGAACCAGGTGCTGTGGGCGCTGATCAGGAGTCGGGGGCCGAGGCTGGAGGcccagggggtgcaggagcccagccccGGGGCCCCGCTGGGGCCAGGAGATGACgggctggtggggctggggcccGGCGGGGGCCTGGGTTCCCTGTGTAACTTCTGCAAACACAACGGGGAGTCCCGCCACGTGTACTCCTCCCACCAGCTCAAGACGCCCGAGGGTGTCGTCGTGTGTCCCATCCTGAGGCACTACGTGTGTCCCCTGTGCGGGGCCACGGGTGGCCAGGCCCACACGCTCAAGTACTGCCCGCTCAACGGCAGCCAGCAGTCCCTGTACCGCCGCAGTGGCCGGAACTCGGCCGGCCGCAAGGTGAAGCGCTGA